GAGGTCCACCTTCAGGTTGCTCCGGTAGGAGAGGTTGCCCACCAGGCTGATGAGGGGGTGGCGCCGCCCCAGCACGCACCGCCACACGCGGTGAAGGATGCTCCCGAAGGCATAGAAGTCCCGGTTGCAGGTCATCATTTCCTCGATGACGGCCTCGAGAGACAGCCGAAGGTAACGAGCGACCGGAAACGTCAGCGTGTAGTATTTCCATTCCGTGGAGGGGTCGTCCAGGGCGATCCGCCCCCGTTCGTTCAACTGGTCCCACAACCGGGTCCCCGGCAGGGGGGTCAGGAAGAGGGTGTTGAGGTTGTCCACGCCGTAGCGGCGGGCCGTCTGGGCGATCCGGCGGCCGATCCCCGCCTCGTCGACGTCCAGGCCGATGATGAAGGAGCCCACCACCAGCAGTTTGTGCCGCTGGATCCGGCGCACGGAATCCCGGATATCCCTTCCTTTCAGGAGGTTGAATTTCTTTCCGAGTTCCTTGAGCCCCTCCGGCGTAGGGGACTCGAAGCCGATGAAGACGCCCCGGCAACCCGCCTTCTTGGCCAGGGTGAGGAGTTCCTCGTCGTCGGCGAAGTTGATGGTGGCCTGGGCGACCCACTCCTTCCGGAGGCGGGCCGCGATCAGGGCGCGGAACAGTTCCTTGGCGCGCTCGATGTGCTCCGGCTTCGTCCCGATGAGATTGTCGTCCACCACGAGCACCAGTTTCTCGGGGACCGTCAGGAATTCCTCCACCACGTCCGCAACCGGTCGCTGCCGGTAGTGGGCCCCGTTGAACGCCGTGACGCTGCAGAAATTGCAGTTCAGGGGGCAGCCGCGGGTGGTCTGGATCGCCCCGAAGGCGTACTCGCCGGTCAGCAGGTCGTGCCGTGCGGGGGGGATGCGGTCGACCGGCGCCAGTCCGCCGTCGTAGCGGCGCTTCAGGTCACCCCGCTTCAGGTCCTCGAGGACCTGAGGCCAGATCACGTCGGCTTCCCGGGTGACGACGGCATCCACGTGGTCCAGGGCCTCGTCTAGGCACATGGTGGCGTGGATGCCGCCCATGACGACGGGGACGCCCAGGTTGCGGTAGAAGTCGGCGATCTCGTAGGCGCGGTTCGCCTGGGACGTGAAGGCGGTGATGCCCACGAGGTCGGGGCGAGGCAAGGACGCGTAATCGGGTTGTGAGACGTTTTCGTCCAGGATGGCGATGTCCCAGCCCGGCGGCGTCAGGCCCGCGAGCACCATGAGGCTGAGGGGTTTCCAGACGCGGTAACGGTTCCAGCGGCTCTCCTTGACGTGAACGATGCTGACGAGGGGATTGGACGGGTTGATCAGGTAGAGGCGCATTCTGTTTTTCTGCTGCCCGATTTCGTCTGAAAAGGGGTCAGGACTCCTGACCAGATTAGCAAATGAGCTATCCTCTGTCAACACGTGTTTTCCGCAGAAAACGCCACCTTCCCGTGATCGGGGGCGGTCGGCTCCCGGAGAGGGCCCCGGGCGTGATCAGGGTCTGGGGTGGGACTGCCTCCGGGGGATCAGGGTGCAGACCACACAGACGACGAGACCGAGGAAGCCGCAGCCGCCCCAGCGGGCGGTGGCCCCGAGGCGTTCGTAAATTCACAGGCCGGCCGGCGGGGCCAGGGTGAAGGCGAGAGAGTACACGGCCGTGTCGAGACCGACGGCGGCAGCCCGGAAAAGGCGTGCCGGTAACGGTTCCGGAGCCGCGCGAAAACGGTCGCCGGGCGCCGCCTCCCCGCCGGGGTGGCGGCCGGGGTCTCCTCGCGCCGCCGCTCCGCCACGTCGCGGTTCACTCCTTCAGGAAGAGCCGGTCGAGGATCTGCCCGAGCGCCCGGTTGAACTCCTCCGGGGCCTCCATCATGGGGAAGTGTCCCCGGCCTTTCAGGACGACCACCTCGTAATCCTTGATGAACTTCCGGTTCGCCTCGATGTCCGTGGGGGCCAGGTCAGCGTTGACGGCCCGCACCGGGCACGAGAGCGATCCCGCCCAGCCCCGCGGGTCCCACTTCAGGAGGTTTTCCATGGCGGGGACGGCGATCTCTGGCGACGCCGCGGTCATCTTGTCCAGGACCTTCGTTTTCAGGGCGGGGTCGGTCCCCGGTGCGAACAGGTGGGGGGCGAGAGCGTCCCGGCAGCCGGCGACGAAATCCTTCTTCAGGAGCCCGACGAAGGTCTGGATCTGATCGGGGGACATGGACCGGTCGAGCTTGTGGAGGGTGTCCACCGGGACGAGGGCCGCCACTTCCCCCCCGGTGGCCATCCGGGCCGTCTCCAGGATGACCGGGCCGCCCATGGAGTGGCCCACCAGGACCGCGTGCCGGAGCCGCAGGACCTTGAGCACGGCGAGCACGTCCTCGCCGAAGCGGGGGATGGTCCACTCCTTTCGGGTGTCCGCGGACTTGCCGTGGCCCGCCAGGTCGAGGGTGACCACCCGGTACCGCGGGGAGAAGGCGTCGACCTGGGCGTCCCAGACGCCGGCGTCCCCGGTCCACCCGTGGACGAACACCAGGGCCGGGCCCCGGGTCCCCCGGACCGTGTAGGCGATCTTCGTGCCGTCGGCGGAGACGGCCTCGCCGGTCACGGTGCGGGGCTTGCCGGCCTCGGCGTCCGCCAGGGCGGCCCCGAGAACGAACAGGACGGTGAAACCGCGGATGAAACTTCCGGGGAACGCTTTCGGCACGGTGAACCTCCAGGGTCGGGAATGCGGCGGGAAAGGGGCCCGATCCGCCGGTCCCGCCCGGACAAGGATACGCCAGGCCCGGGGAAGATACAACCGCGGAGGGGGCGGTGGGCGCCGGGAAGCGCCCGGAAAAAAAAATTGCATAATCTGGCCCGAAGTGGTAATAATGCGCGCTTGACATTGATTGAACGAGGTTTTCAACCGTGAACCAAAGAAAAGTGAAGATTTCAGCCATCGAGATGTACGTCCCCGACCGTGTCCTGACCAACAAGGACTTCGAGCGGATGGTGGACACCTCCAACGAGTGGATCCTGGAACGGACGGGGATTCACGAGCGGCACGTCGTGGAGAAGGGCCAGACGAACTCCGACCTGGCGACCCAGGCCATTCGCCGCCTGTGCGAAAAACGGGGCATCGAGCCCTCCGAGATCGACCTCGTCATTCTCCCGACGGTGACCCCGGACATGTTCTTCCCCTCCACCGCCTGCGTGGTCCTGGACAAGCTGGGCGTCCGCAACTCCTGGGGCTTCGACCTCTCGGGCGCCTGCTCCGGGTTCATCTTCGGCCTGGCGGTCGGCGAGAAGTTCGTGCGGACCGGCGTCCACAACAAGGTGGTGGTGGTGGGCTCCGAGGTGATGTCCTCCATCATCGACTACACCGACCGGGCCACCTGCGTGCTCTTCGGCGACGGCGCCGGGGCCGCCCTGCTGGAGCCGGCTGAGGAGGGCGAGGTGGGGCTGCTGGACATCCTGACCCGCTGCGACGGGGCCGGCGGCAAGTTCCTCTACATGCCCGGCGGCGGCAGCATGAACCCCTCCAGCCACGAGACGGTGGACAAGAAGATGCACTACGTCCACCAGGAGGGGCGCCAGGTGTTCAAGTTCGCCGTTACCGAGATGGCCGACATCTCGGAGAAAATCCTGAAGAAGAACAACCTCGAAGCGGACGACGTCAAGCTCTTCGTCGCCCACCAGGCCAACATCCGCATCATCACCGCGACCGCCGAGCGCCTGAAGCTCCGGGAGGACCAGTACATCATCAACATCGAGCGCTTCGGGAACACCACCTCGGCCACCATCCCCATCTGCCTGTTCGAGGCGAGCCGGGACGGTCGGATCCGGAAGGGGGACTGGGTGCTCCTGACGGCCTTCGGCGCCGGTTTCACCTGGGGGAGCGTCCTGCTGCGCTGGGAAATCTGACGGCACCGCAACACCAGCCATCGCCTTCCGGGTGATGGCTCGAGCAGAGGCATCATCACCACTTTCCCGTTTGATTTTCGGGTTGTTCCGCGTCCCTCATGCTTTCGCGGGCGTGGGCGGTGTCAGAGAGTGAAAGCGCGGGTGAGGGCACCCGCGCTTTTGTTTTCAGGGGGTCCCGGTCTGCGCCGGCGGGTTTTCCGGGGGCGGGGCCGGGGCCGGGGTTTCACCTTTCCGGAGCGTCGCGAGGATTTCCCGCAGGACACGGTTGCTGTCTTCCGCCAGGGTCACCGAGCGCTCGCTCAGGGCCAGGGAGCGCTCGATGGAGGCCTGCGCGCGGTCCTGGTAGTCGAAGGCCTTCCGCATCTGCAGCTTGGTCCGGCGTCCGACGAGGAGGATGATGAAGATGAGGAAGGCCAGCAGGATGAACCAGAAGTAGTCCGCGACCCAGAAGAGCCAGTTGGAGCCGGCGCCGCCCCGCTCCTTCGCGAAAACGGACGGGAACTCGCGGGAGGTGGTCCATCGCCCCTTGGAATCACTCCAGAAAAGCGTGTTGCCGGCGTTCCACACGGAGTAGGCCATGGAGTGCTTCTGGAACAGGTCCGCCGGCGCCCCGACCAGCTCCACCGTCACCACCCCGTAGATGAGCCCGCCGTAATCGTTTTCCGGGTCGGTGCGGCGATCGTCGATGAAGGCGTTCAGCACGCGGAGTTCCCCTTCGAAGGGAAAGAGCTTCGTCTTGAAGTGGTAGGTCTGCTCGCCGGTCTTCCGGAAGACCTCGGTGTTTCGGTCGGCCTTCTGGGCGGCTTCCCAGGCCAGGATCAGCCCGCCCGTGTCGGGCTTCGACTGGGCGGGGGCGGCCTGGAAGCAGAGGCAGCCCAGGACGGCCAGCGTCAGGCTCGCCGCGACGGTCGGAAGGGGTTTCGGGTGGCGCATGATCGACCCTCCTGCGCTTCGGATGAATCGAAAATACCCGGTCGGGACGGCGGAGTCAAGGTTGATGCGGTCGCAAAAATTACCATCACCCTCCGGGTGATGGCTCAAACAAAGGCTTTACAGACACTTTCCCGCTCGTTTTTCCGACTTTTTGCGAACCCGTCAAAATTTACTGGAATGTGGGGACACGCGTCGTGGCGCCGTGGTTGACAAAGCTTTCCGCGGGGCGGAAAATCATGCGTCGCCCCGTTTGCGCCCCCGGGGACGGACCACGGGGGCCAAGGCGGCGGCTCCGAGGGAAGGAGAACCGGATGACCCCGCCTTGCCGCCGCTCCGCAGCGGTCCTTCTGACCTGGCTTTTCGCCGTTTCCTGCGCGGCGGCCGTCGTGGACCGCCTGCCCCCGGGGCCGCCCGGCCAGCGGCGGGTCGCCCTCACCTTCGACGCCTGCGAGAGCAACGCCCCCGCCGGTTTCGACGAGACCGTCCTGGCCTGCCTCCTCCGCGAGAAGGTCCCCTTCACGATCTTCGCGGGCGGGAAGTTCGCGGAGCGCAACGCCGCCCGGTTGCGGGAACTGGCCGCCTTCCCCTTCGTGGAGGTGGAAAACCACTCCTTCGCCCACCGCCAGCACATGGAGCGGATGAGCCCGGCGGAGGTCGAGGCGGACGTTCGGCGCGCCGAACGGGTGATCGCGGGGCTGACAAGCCGGCCCCCCCGGTTTTTTCGCTTCCCCGGCGGGAACTACGACGATCGCACCCTTGAGCAGGTGGAGAAGATGGGGTACCGGGTGGTCCACTGGACCTTCGCCAGCGGCGACCCCGACCCGAAGGTCACCCCCGAACGCCTGGAGCAGTACGTCCTGTCCGGGGCCAGGGACGGCGGCATCCTGATCTTTCACGTGAACGGGCGGGGCTGGGCCACGGGCCGGGCGCTGCCGGGCATCCTCGCGGGCCTGCGGGAAAGGGGCTACCGCTTCGTCCGGCTGGACGAGGCGATCGAGGGCGCGGGCCCCGCCGCCGGGAGCGCACCCGCCGCCCCCCTCCCCCTTTCCCTCCGCCCGGGCCCGCCGTCCGCGGCGCCGCTCCCTGTGCTCGGGCCCCCGGTCCCCGCGTCGCTGCCATCCCGGGGGCCGTCGATCCGGACCGGGCCCGGCGGGCCCGGGGCCCCGGAGACACCCCCCGGGCCGGACCTCCCCACCCCCCTCCGGCGGCCGCCGTCCCGCGCGGTGCTGGCGGGGACCGCCGCTCTCCTGCTGGCCGCCCTCATCCTGCTCTCCGTCATTCGGCGGAAAGGGAAATGAGAGGCGCAGGTCGAGCTTGCAGCGTAATAGTCGACTGCCTGCTCCTTGCCCGGTCGCGGTCGAGCGGGATCGGGCTCCTCACCTTCGACGACGCCCTGGAACGGGAACACCGGGGGGTCGATCAAGGGAACGCGCCCGGTCCGACCGACCGGTGACCTCCTTTTTGTGACGGTTGGCATTGACTTTGACCCTCTTTCCGTGGAAAATTCAGCTGTTTGGCGAATCTTGATGCACCCGCAAAAAGTCGCCAATTGGTATTTCCCGCGAATAACGCCAATTGACGCGAATACCGAATAAAAAGGAATAACATGACTTGTGATATTCCAATTCGCGATGATTCGCGTGATTCGCGGGCGTAGACAGACATTTTGCGGGGATGGCGATTTTCGAAACGGCTTCAGGAGGGTGGAAGGTGAACTGGCAAGTGACCGCCGTGGGCAACGCGGGGTTCCGGATCGATGCCGGCCCGCGCCGGATCTTCATCGACGCCTTCTACCGGCCGCTCCCCGGTGTGGCCGACCCCCCCGCCCGGTCGGTGTGGGACGTGAGCCGGGCTGACCTCATCCTCGTGACCCACGATCACCCCGACCATTTCGAGCCCGCCCTCACGTCCTCCGTGGCGCACCGGATGGGGGCTGTCGTGGTGGGCTCCCAGCGGGTCGTCGAGACGCTGCGGCAGTTCGACCGCACGGTCCGCTGCTTCGGGGTGGAGCCGGGGCAGGAGAGCCATCCCGGAGGGCTGCTCTCCCGGGAGGTCCACGCCGCCGGCATTACCCTGTGCGCTTTCCGAACGTCCCACGGCTCCGATCACCTCTCCTGGTTGGGGTCGTGCGAGGACGGGTTCCGCTTCCTCCACGACGGGGACAACGAGGACACCTCCCGCTACACCCCCCAGGACACCGGGGCCCTCGACGCGCTCTTCATCGCTCCCTGGCTCGGTTCGGGGTGGGCCCAGGCCATCCGCCGCCTGAGCCCGGCGCGGTGGTTCCTGATGCACCTCACCGCCGCTGAGATCGACGCCCACGAAAAGGGCGCCTACCTGCCCGAACTCTGCGACAGCGTCCCCCCCGGCGTCGTCTGCCTCCGCCCCGGCAAGCGTTATTCCCCCGAGTCCTGACCACGGGCAACGCTGACCCCCGGCAGGAGAAAGAAGCGCTGCCCGCAGCCGGCGGCCGTGAAAGGCGGGACCGTCGGGCGCCGCCCGCGTCAGTCCGGAACGGCGACGCGGGCCGCTTTCTTCGGGGTGGTCAGCAGGTCCAGGATCTCCACTTCCTTCTTGAGGTCGGGGTCGTTCAGCGGGGCCATCTCGGCGGCAAAGTGGGCGCGGAATTTGCGGAACACGTCCGCGTAGGGGGCGGAGACCGCCAGCGGCATGGACGTCCGCTCCCAGCGACCGAGGGCGGCCGTTTCCGGGACCCGGATCCCCTCCGCCGGCGTGACCGAGCAGACCACCTTGCCCCCCGCCTGAGCCGTCTCCCGCTCGTCGGACATCCAGTTCAGGAGCATGTCGGCGTACCGGGTCAGCAGGACGGCCTTCCGGATCCCGCCGTGGGCATAAAACTCCTTCCCGGCGACCGGCGGCGACACAGTACGGCGCTCCTCCCCTGGCTTGCCCGACCGGTCCTCCCAGGAGACCTTCAGGGAAAGGGAGCCGCCCTCGCCCGTCCGGCGGAGCTTCAGCAGGACGATGCCGCCTTTCACCTTCCCTTCCACCGATTTGGAGGGGAAAAGGGTGGCGACCTTCATCAGCTCGCCTGTTGCCTGGTCGGCCTCGGGGGAGCCGTAGACCTTGAGGATGCGGTAGCCCGGGCTCTCCAGGGCCAGCCGCAGGTTGAAGACCAGGGGCGTCACCATGTACGCGAACTCCTCGTCCAGCCGTTTCCGGAAGTCCCTGGAGGAGTGCACGGAGTAGTAGTTGCACCCCCGGACCTTCGAGATGCCCGCCACGAGTTCGGTGTTGAAGTCCACGCCGACCCCGATGAACGTGGTGAAGATGCGCCGGTCCGCGTTCTTCCGCGACAGCTCGAGCAGGCCTTCCGGATCGGTGACGCCGGTGTTGGGCATGGCGTCGGTAAGGAAGAGGATGCGGTTCTCGTACACCGCGGGGTCCGGGTTGGCGACGGTTTTGAAGAGGTCGGCGCCCATCCGGATCCCGGCTTCCATGTTGGTCCCGCCCCGGGGCCCCAGCTCCAGGAGGTGGCCCTTGAGCTTCTCCACGTCGGTCTCGCCCACGAAACGCAGGGGCTTGGCCAGGTAGGCCTCGTCGTCGAAGAGGACGACACCCAGCCGGTCGTCCTCCTTCAGGTGCCCGAGCAGGGCCGTCAGCGACTCCTTGGCCACCTGCATCTTGGACTTGTCCTCCGCCTCCCCCTCGGGCTGCTTCCGGCTCCCGGAGGCGTCGTAGTAGTAGTCCCGGAAGTTGGCGGACATGGAGCCCGAAATGTCCAGCACCACCACCAGGTTGAGTTTCTTGCGGGTGAAGGTGGAAGCGTCCAGGCCCGACTGAAGGCCGACAGAGAGGTAGAGGTCCTCCCGCCCCGAGATGGGGTCCTTCGAGACCGCCGCGGCGTAGGCGGGGCAGAAGAGGCTCTTGCAGGGCTCCTGGGGGCCCTGGTCGAAGTAGTAGTCGTAGAACAGCCCCTCGTAGGCGAGGTCCGTGGGCAGGGGCAGGTAGCCTCGCCGGATGTTCTCCCGGAAATTGCCCGCGTCCTTGGCGCCGCCGGTGGCGAGGCCGAGCCGGGCGGTGTCCGCCATCGCAGGGGCCGGCGGGGGCGCGGAGGGCATGGCCATCTGGGCGACGGATCCCCCCTTGGCCGTCTCTTCCCCCTCCGCGGGGAGGTTCAGGCACCAGTCGTCCGTCCGGTTGCGGACGTCGGGTTTGGCCCCGTTTCCCGTCTCCTGTTGCTTGCAGGCGATGGAAAGGGCGAGGACCAGGCAGGCCGCGGCGGTCGGAAGGAACAAGCGGGGACAGGATTTCATGATGATCCTCCGGTAAAAGATCGCACATCGTCAGGACGCAGTCCCGATCCCGGGGTTGCATTCTTTCTTGATGCCGCGGCCGCCCCCACCCCTGCTTCAGGCCGGACATGACCCTCCCGGCTCCTACGGCGGAATTCACCGGGCCCCGTCCTTGAAGGTCCCGCAAAGGTCCCCTGCAGCCCGCGAATCACGCGAACCGTTGTCATGGAGTGATTATATCACCGACGTTCGATTCGAGTCATTCGCAGGCTGCAAAAGACCCTTTGCGGGTTCACCGGGCTCGATCGTGCAGCTGGACACCCGTCGAGAATTTTCGATCAAGGCCTCTCTTGTCTGATATAATAAAAAATTGGCGTTTTCCAGAACGGGAGATGACCCGGGGAGCGGGACGCCGTGATCGCGGACCGGGAGGCGCGGAGAATGCTCGAAACCATCGACAGCCCGGCGGACCTGAAGAAACTGTCACTGGAGGACCTGGAACCGCTGGCTTCCGAAATCCGGGACCGGATGATCGAGGTCGTGTCCAAGAACGGGGGCCACCTGGCGTCGAACCTCGGCGTCGTGGAGCTGACCCTGGCCCTGCACTACGTCTTTGACACGCCCCGGGACAAGATCCTCTGGGACGTCTCCCACCAGTGTTACACCCACAAGCTGATCACCGGGCGCCGCGACGCCTTCCATACCCTCCGCACCTACCAGGGGATCACCGGCTTCTGCAACCGCCAGGAGAGCCCCCACGACGCCTTCACGGCGGGGCACGCCTCCACCTCCATCAGCGCCGCCCTGGGCATGGCCGTCGGAAGGGACATGGCCCGCCGTGACAACCGGGTGGTGGCCGTCATCGGCGACGGGTCCCTCACGGGCGGGATGGCCATGGAGGGGCTCAACCAGGCCGGGCACCGCCGCAACAACCTGCTGATCGTCCTCAACGACAACGAGATGTCCATCTCCTCCAACGTGGGGGCCTGGTCGGGGTACCTCAAGCGCATCATCGACGGCCAGGTCTACACCGTCTTCGCCCGGGACGTCCAGGCCGTCCTCCGCAGCATCCCCGGCATCGGGAATCAACTCCTCAAGACCACCAAGAACCTGGTGGACGCCATCAAGACCTTCTTCGTTCCCGGCAAACTGCTGGAGGAACTGGGGCTCCGCTATCTCGGCCCGGTGGACGGTCACAACGTTCCCAAGCTGGTGGAGACCTTCCGGGAGATCCGGGACATGGAGGGGCCCGTCCTGCTCCACGTGGTCACCACCAAGGGGAAGGGCTACGCCCCGGCCGAGAAGGAGCCCGACAAGTGGCACGGCGCCTCCCCCTTCAACGTGGCCACCGGCAAGGGGCTCCGGTCCGGCGGGCCGCCCACCTACACCGCGGTGTTCTCGGAAACGCTCCGCGAGCTGGCCCGGACGGACGACCGGCTCGTCGCCGTGTCCGCCGCCATGCTGAGCGGGACGGGCCTGGACGCCTTCAAGCGGGCATACCCGGACCGCTGTTTCGACGTGGGCATCGCCGAGCAGCACGCCGTGACCTTCTCGGCCGGGATGGCCACGGAAGGGTACCACCCCGTGGTGGCCATCTACTCCACCTTCCTCCAGCGGGCCTTCGACCAGGTCTTCCACGACGTCTGCCTCATGAACCTTCCCGTGACCTTCGTCCTGGACCGGGCGGGGATCGTCGGGGACGACGGGCCCACGCACCACGGGCTGTACGACCTCGCCTACCTGCGCATCCTCCCCAACATGACGGTCATGGCCCCCAAGGACGAGGCGGAACTCCGCGACATGCTCCTCACCGCCACGCGCCTGGACGGGCCCGCCGCCATCCGCTTCCCCCGGGGGGCCGGCGAGGAGGTCTCCCTCGAGGGGCCCCCGCGCGAGGTCCCCGTGGGCAAGGGCGAGGTGCTGCGGACCGGGAAGGACGTGGCCCTCATCGCCATCGGCAGCCGGGTCCACCCCGCCCTGAAGGCCGCCGAGACCCTCTCCCGGAAAGGGATCGAGTGCACGGTCGTCAACGCCCGCTTCGCCAAGCCCCTCGACCGCGACCTGATCCGCCAGGCCGCCGAGGGCCGCCTCGTGGTGACCGTGGAGGAGGGCATCCTCCCGGGCGGTTTCGGGGCGGCGGTCACGGAATTCCTCCAGGACGACAACGTCTTCACCCAGGGTATCCTCCGGATGGGGCTGCCCGACCGGGTCATCCCCCACGGCGACCCGCGCATCCTCCTGGCCCGCTACCGCCTCGATGCGGAAGGCATCGCCGAGCGGGTCGCGGAGTTCTTCGAAGAAAGACGATGGCCAAGGAACGACTCGACAGTCTGCTGGTTGAACGAGGACTGGCGGAAACGCGCGTCAAAGCCCAGGCCCTGATCATGGCGGGGCTCGTGCTGGCGGGCGACCGGAAGGTGGACAAGCCGGGGACCCGCGTGGACGACACCCTGCCCCTCCGGGTCCTGGGGGACGGTTGCCCCTTCGTGGGCCGTGGCGGGCTCAAGCTGGCCCACGCCCTGGACGTCTTCGCCCTCCCGGTGGACGGGGCGGTCTGCCTGGACGTGGGGTCCTCCACCGGGGGTTTCACCGACTGCCTCCTCTCCCGCGGCGCCCGGCAGGTCCACTGCATCGACGTGGGCCGCAACCAGCTGCACTGGAAACTGCGCACCGACCCGCGGGTCGTCCTTCGGGAGGGCTTCAACGCCCGCTACCTGGGGCCCGGCGACTTCCCGGGCGTGGTGTTCGACCGGGTGGTGATGGACGTCTCCTTCATCTCCCAGACGCTGATCCTGCCCGCGATCCGCCGGTTGCTGGACGCGGGCGGCCGGGCGGACGCCGACGTGGTCACCCTGGTCAAGCCCCAGTTCGAGGCGGGGCCGGGCGAGGTGGGGAAGGGCGGGATCGTCCGGGACGAGGCCGTGCGGGAACGAGTCCTCGAAACGGTGGCTGACGTCGCCCGGCACCTCGGTTTCCGGGTGCTGGGGCACACCGTCTCCCCCGTCACCGGCGCCGACGGCAACGTCGAGTACCTGCTTCACCTCAAGGGAGGCGACCCATGAGCGACCCGTGCTTCCACTGCGCCGCGATCTTCATGAAGGACCTCCGGGGGGCTTCCTCGGAACCCGTCTACCAGCTCCTGGACTTCCTCGCCGGGCGCGGCCTGCGCACCGCCGTAGAGGAACGGGCCGCGGCGACCCTGCTGCGGAGCGTGGACCGCTTCCCCATCGACCAGGTCCCCGCGGACACCGACCTCCTCATCGTGCTCGGGGGCGACGGCACCCTCCTCAGCGTGGCCCGGCACCTCAACACCCGGCGCATTCCCCTGTTGGGGATCAACTTCGGTTCCCTGGGATTTCTGACGGAAGTCCCGCGGGAGGACATGATCCCCAACCTGAACCAGATCCTCGACGGGCACTTCCGGATGGAGAACCGCCTTCGCCTCGAAGCCCGCCTCAAGCGGAACGGGGTCGTCCTCGCGGAGCACCTGGCCCTCAACGACATGGTCATCACCAAGGGCGCCCTGGCCCGGATCATCCACATCGAGGTGACCGTCGGCCCCCGGTTCCTCT
This genomic interval from Acidobacteriota bacterium contains the following:
- a CDS encoding 1-deoxy-D-xylulose-5-phosphate synthase, whose amino-acid sequence is MLETIDSPADLKKLSLEDLEPLASEIRDRMIEVVSKNGGHLASNLGVVELTLALHYVFDTPRDKILWDVSHQCYTHKLITGRRDAFHTLRTYQGITGFCNRQESPHDAFTAGHASTSISAALGMAVGRDMARRDNRVVAVIGDGSLTGGMAMEGLNQAGHRRNNLLIVLNDNEMSISSNVGAWSGYLKRIIDGQVYTVFARDVQAVLRSIPGIGNQLLKTTKNLVDAIKTFFVPGKLLEELGLRYLGPVDGHNVPKLVETFREIRDMEGPVLLHVVTTKGKGYAPAEKEPDKWHGASPFNVATGKGLRSGGPPTYTAVFSETLRELARTDDRLVAVSAAMLSGTGLDAFKRAYPDRCFDVGIAEQHAVTFSAGMATEGYHPVVAIYSTFLQRAFDQVFHDVCLMNLPVTFVLDRAGIVGDDGPTHHGLYDLAYLRILPNMTVMAPKDEAELRDMLLTATRLDGPAAIRFPRGAGEEVSLEGPPREVPVGKGEVLRTGKDVALIAIGSRVHPALKAAETLSRKGIECTVVNARFAKPLDRDLIRQAAEGRLVVTVEEGILPGGFGAAVTEFLQDDNVFTQGILRMGLPDRVIPHGDPRILLARYRLDAEGIAERVAEFFEERRWPRNDSTVCWLNEDWRKRASKPRP
- a CDS encoding VWA domain-containing protein; this translates as MKSCPRLFLPTAAACLVLALSIACKQQETGNGAKPDVRNRTDDWCLNLPAEGEETAKGGSVAQMAMPSAPPPAPAMADTARLGLATGGAKDAGNFRENIRRGYLPLPTDLAYEGLFYDYYFDQGPQEPCKSLFCPAYAAAVSKDPISGREDLYLSVGLQSGLDASTFTRKKLNLVVVLDISGSMSANFRDYYYDASGSRKQPEGEAEDKSKMQVAKESLTALLGHLKEDDRLGVVLFDDEAYLAKPLRFVGETDVEKLKGHLLELGPRGGTNMEAGIRMGADLFKTVANPDPAVYENRILFLTDAMPNTGVTDPEGLLELSRKNADRRIFTTFIGVGVDFNTELVAGISKVRGCNYYSVHSSRDFRKRLDEEFAYMVTPLVFNLRLALESPGYRILKVYGSPEADQATGELMKVATLFPSKSVEGKVKGGIVLLKLRRTGEGGSLSLKVSWEDRSGKPGEERRTVSPPVAGKEFYAHGGIRKAVLLTRYADMLLNWMSDERETAQAGGKVVCSVTPAEGIRVPETAALGRWERTSMPLAVSAPYADVFRKFRAHFAAEMAPLNDPDLKKEVEILDLLTTPKKAARVAVPD
- a CDS encoding B12-binding domain-containing radical SAM protein — translated: MRLYLINPSNPLVSIVHVKESRWNRYRVWKPLSLMVLAGLTPPGWDIAILDENVSQPDYASLPRPDLVGITAFTSQANRAYEIADFYRNLGVPVVMGGIHATMCLDEALDHVDAVVTREADVIWPQVLEDLKRGDLKRRYDGGLAPVDRIPPARHDLLTGEYAFGAIQTTRGCPLNCNFCSVTAFNGAHYRQRPVADVVEEFLTVPEKLVLVVDDNLIGTKPEHIERAKELFRALIAARLRKEWVAQATINFADDEELLTLAKKAGCRGVFIGFESPTPEGLKELGKKFNLLKGRDIRDSVRRIQRHKLLVVGSFIIGLDVDEAGIGRRIAQTARRYGVDNLNTLFLTPLPGTRLWDQLNERGRIALDDPSTEWKYYTLTFPVARYLRLSLEAVIEEMMTCNRDFYAFGSILHRVWRCVLGRRHPLISLVGNLSYRSNLKVDLAAYRNFTREKGARFACAESATT
- a CDS encoding ketoacyl-ACP synthase III — encoded protein: MYVPDRVLTNKDFERMVDTSNEWILERTGIHERHVVEKGQTNSDLATQAIRRLCEKRGIEPSEIDLVILPTVTPDMFFPSTACVVLDKLGVRNSWGFDLSGACSGFIFGLAVGEKFVRTGVHNKVVVVGSEVMSSIIDYTDRATCVLFGDGAGAALLEPAEEGEVGLLDILTRCDGAGGKFLYMPGGGSMNPSSHETVDKKMHYVHQEGRQVFKFAVTEMADISEKILKKNNLEADDVKLFVAHQANIRIITATAERLKLREDQYIINIERFGNTTSATIPICLFEASRDGRIRKGDWVLLTAFGAGFTWGSVLLRWEI
- a CDS encoding MBL fold metallo-hydrolase, whose product is MNWQVTAVGNAGFRIDAGPRRIFIDAFYRPLPGVADPPARSVWDVSRADLILVTHDHPDHFEPALTSSVAHRMGAVVVGSQRVVETLRQFDRTVRCFGVEPGQESHPGGLLSREVHAAGITLCAFRTSHGSDHLSWLGSCEDGFRFLHDGDNEDTSRYTPQDTGALDALFIAPWLGSGWAQAIRRLSPARWFLMHLTAAEIDAHEKGAYLPELCDSVPPGVVCLRPGKRYSPES
- a CDS encoding polysaccharide deacetylase family protein; its protein translation is MTPPCRRSAAVLLTWLFAVSCAAAVVDRLPPGPPGQRRVALTFDACESNAPAGFDETVLACLLREKVPFTIFAGGKFAERNAARLRELAAFPFVEVENHSFAHRQHMERMSPAEVEADVRRAERVIAGLTSRPPRFFRFPGGNYDDRTLEQVEKMGYRVVHWTFASGDPDPKVTPERLEQYVLSGARDGGILIFHVNGRGWATGRALPGILAGLRERGYRFVRLDEAIEGAGPAAGSAPAAPLPLSLRPGPPSAAPLPVLGPPVPASLPSRGPSIRTGPGGPGAPETPPGPDLPTPLRRPPSRAVLAGTAALLLAALILLSVIRRKGK
- a CDS encoding alpha/beta hydrolase, yielding MPKAFPGSFIRGFTVLFVLGAALADAEAGKPRTVTGEAVSADGTKIAYTVRGTRGPALVFVHGWTGDAGVWDAQVDAFSPRYRVVTLDLAGHGKSADTRKEWTIPRFGEDVLAVLKVLRLRHAVLVGHSMGGPVILETARMATGGEVAALVPVDTLHKLDRSMSPDQIQTFVGLLKKDFVAGCRDALAPHLFAPGTDPALKTKVLDKMTAASPEIAVPAMENLLKWDPRGWAGSLSCPVRAVNADLAPTDIEANRKFIKDYEVVVLKGRGHFPMMEAPEEFNRALGQILDRLFLKE